In Paracoccus sp. TOH, a single window of DNA contains:
- a CDS encoding metallopeptidase family protein, protein MLDWKDAEAPDAAMIEELAREAIAGLPPEFAGPAAQVVLRIEDFASEEFLDELEIDDPLELTGLYDGVPMTEKSASEPQHFPDTVWLFRRAILDEWASRGDVTLGQLVAHVVVHEFAHHFGWSDDDIAAIDRWWE, encoded by the coding sequence ATGCTTGACTGGAAAGACGCCGAGGCCCCCGACGCGGCCATGATCGAGGAACTGGCGCGCGAGGCCATCGCCGGGCTGCCGCCGGAATTCGCCGGTCCCGCCGCGCAGGTGGTGCTGCGCATCGAGGATTTCGCCAGCGAGGAATTCCTGGACGAGCTGGAGATCGACGACCCGCTGGAGCTGACCGGGCTTTACGACGGCGTGCCGATGACCGAGAAATCCGCCAGCGAGCCGCAGCATTTCCCCGATACGGTCTGGCTGTTCCGCCGCGCCATCCTGGACGAATGGGCCTCGCGCGGCGACGTGACCCTGGGCCAGCTGGTCGCGCATGTCGTGGTCCATGAATTCGCCCATCATTTCGGCTGGTCCGACGACGACATCGCCGCCATCGACCGCTGGTGGGAATGA
- a CDS encoding 1-phosphofructokinase family hexose kinase, protein MGQAPILTITLNPALDVTTAAERVVPDIKLRCAAPRVDPGGGGINVSRAIRAMGGDSTALVALGGATGQRIAELLAETGIPLMTLPAPGETRQSLTVDDRTIRQQYRFVMPGPEWSRADVAAALEAAAGAAGPGALVVLSGSNPPGVPARFAALLAERLRGSGARLIVDTSGPALAEIAAATDRRVEILRMDDDEAEGLAGRPLPYRADTAAFAASLVASGAAHGVIVARGRDGNIIATDQGIWHAEAARVQVVSKVGAGDSFLAGFTLGHARGWPVGEALGLAAAAASATVLTPATELCRGEDVERLFAARVVTQMRAAARG, encoded by the coding sequence ATGGGCCAGGCGCCGATCCTGACCATCACCCTGAACCCCGCGCTTGACGTCACCACCGCCGCCGAGCGCGTGGTGCCCGACATCAAGCTGCGCTGCGCGGCGCCGCGCGTCGACCCGGGCGGCGGCGGCATCAATGTCAGCCGGGCGATCCGCGCCATGGGCGGCGACAGCACGGCGCTGGTCGCGCTTGGCGGCGCCACCGGCCAGCGCATCGCCGAACTGCTGGCGGAAACCGGCATCCCGCTGATGACCCTGCCGGCGCCGGGCGAGACCCGGCAGTCCCTGACCGTGGACGACCGCACCATCCGCCAGCAATACCGCTTTGTCATGCCCGGCCCGGAATGGTCCAGGGCCGATGTCGCGGCCGCGCTGGAGGCCGCCGCCGGCGCCGCCGGACCCGGCGCGCTGGTGGTGCTGTCGGGCTCGAACCCGCCGGGCGTGCCGGCCCGCTTTGCCGCCCTGCTGGCCGAGCGGCTGCGCGGCAGCGGCGCACGGCTGATCGTGGACACCTCGGGGCCGGCGCTGGCCGAGATCGCCGCCGCCACCGACCGCCGGGTCGAGATCCTGCGCATGGATGACGACGAGGCCGAGGGGCTGGCCGGCCGGCCCCTGCCCTATCGCGCCGACACCGCCGCCTTCGCGGCCAGCCTCGTCGCCTCGGGCGCGGCGCATGGGGTGATCGTGGCGCGCGGTCGCGACGGCAACATCATCGCCACCGACCAGGGCATCTGGCATGCCGAGGCGGCGCGGGTGCAGGTGGTCAGCAAGGTCGGCGCCGGCGACAGTTTCCTGGCCGGCTTCACGCTCGGCCATGCCCGCGGCTGGCCGGTCGGCGAGGCGCTGGGGCTGGCCGCCGCCGCCGCCTCGGCCACGGTGCTGACGCCAGCGACCGAGCTGTGCCGGGGCGAGGATGTCGAGCGGCTGTTCGCCGCCCGCGTGGTGACGCAGATGCGCGCCGCGGCCCGGGGCTGA
- a CDS encoding histidine phosphatase family protein encodes MTPPGHCRLILTRHAKSSWDDPAQPDHDRPLNARGRRSARELGDWLASRGYEPEEVLCSTAERTRETWAGIAMAPLEVRPQIRYEPGLYHATPEKMLEILRSASAPTVMMIGHNPGIAEFAAMLPARAPLDPDFRRYPTAATLVVDFQIDNWSELRPAQGSVLDFVRMDGRG; translated from the coding sequence ATGACCCCTCCCGGACACTGCCGTCTGATCCTGACCCGCCATGCGAAATCGTCCTGGGACGATCCGGCGCAACCGGATCACGACCGGCCGCTGAACGCTCGCGGCCGCCGCTCGGCCCGCGAGCTGGGTGACTGGCTGGCCAGCCGCGGCTATGAACCCGAGGAAGTGCTGTGCTCGACCGCCGAGCGCACGCGCGAAACCTGGGCCGGCATCGCCATGGCGCCGCTGGAGGTGCGGCCGCAGATCCGTTACGAACCGGGCCTTTACCACGCCACGCCCGAGAAGATGCTGGAGATCCTGCGCAGCGCCTCGGCCCCGACGGTGATGATGATCGGCCACAATCCCGGCATCGCCGAATTCGCCGCCATGCTGCCGGCGCGGGCGCCGCTGGACCCGGATTTCCGCCGCTATCCGACCGCGGCGACGTTGGTGGTCGATTTCCAGATCGACAACTGGTCCGAGCTGCGCCCCGCGCAGGGCAGCGTACTGGATTTCGTGCGCATGGATGGGCGCGGCTAG
- the argB gene encoding acetylglutamate kinase yields the protein MNRDWIATARTLSEALPYMQRYSGAVVVVKFGGNAMGDDEAMAEFARDIVLMKQVGIHPVVVHGGGPMINDLLGKLGIESRFVRGKRVTTRETVEVVEMVLSGLVNKRIVQAINDAGGRAVGISGKDDDLIVCEPDDPELGFVGRPVEMNVQIIRDLYNAGLIPVIAPVATGMEDNETFNVNGDTAAGAIAGALKADRLLLLTDVSGVKDASGEVVTAMHPDQVRAMIADGTIAGGMIPKTETALKALEEGVRAVVILDGRVANACLLELFTEHGAGSLIRSTEPRVKPRGLRQGDSGL from the coding sequence ATGAACCGTGACTGGATCGCCACCGCCCGCACTCTGTCCGAGGCCCTGCCTTACATGCAGCGCTATTCCGGCGCTGTGGTGGTGGTGAAGTTCGGCGGCAATGCCATGGGCGACGACGAGGCCATGGCGGAATTCGCCCGCGACATCGTGCTGATGAAACAGGTCGGCATCCACCCGGTCGTGGTCCATGGCGGCGGCCCGATGATCAACGACCTGCTGGGCAAGCTGGGCATCGAAAGCCGTTTCGTGCGCGGCAAGCGCGTCACCACCCGCGAGACCGTCGAGGTGGTCGAAATGGTGCTGTCCGGCCTGGTCAACAAGCGCATCGTGCAGGCGATCAACGATGCCGGCGGCCGCGCTGTCGGCATTTCCGGCAAGGACGACGACCTGATAGTCTGCGAGCCGGACGACCCCGAACTGGGCTTCGTCGGCCGCCCGGTCGAGATGAACGTCCAGATCATCCGCGACCTCTACAATGCCGGGCTGATCCCGGTCATCGCCCCGGTGGCGACGGGGATGGAGGATAACGAGACCTTCAACGTCAACGGCGACACCGCCGCCGGCGCCATTGCCGGGGCGCTCAAGGCCGACCGGCTGCTGCTGCTGACCGATGTCTCGGGGGTCAAGGACGCCTCGGGCGAGGTGGTGACCGCGATGCATCCCGACCAGGTGCGGGCGATGATCGCCGACGGCACCATCGCCGGCGGCATGATCCCCAAGACCGAGACCGCGCTGAAGGCGCTGGAGGAGGGCGTGCGCGCCGTGGTGATCCTGGACGGGCGGGTGGCGAATGCCTGCCTGCTGGAGCTGTTCACCGAACATGGCGCCGGTTCGCTGATCCGCTCGACCGAGCCGCGGGTCAAGCCGCGCGGCTTGCGCCAGGGCGATAGCGGGCTGTAG
- the yihA gene encoding ribosome biogenesis GTP-binding protein YihA/YsxC yields MKVAFPVAPEPDAEVAEAARKLFAGPVDFLKGVVAMDGLPPADRPEICFAGRSNVGKSSLINALTGRNGLARASNTPGRTQEINYFTLGDQAYLVDLPGYGFARAPVAVVAKWQALLKNYLAGRPTLRRAFALIDSRHGVKDVDHEIMKLLDRSAVPFQVVLTKADKIGAQAMEATVAQVQEALQKHPAAYPELVVTSSDKGQGIATLRAIIAGLD; encoded by the coding sequence ATGAAGGTCGCCTTTCCCGTCGCCCCCGAGCCCGATGCCGAGGTGGCCGAGGCGGCGCGCAAGCTGTTCGCCGGGCCGGTCGATTTCCTCAAGGGCGTGGTCGCCATGGACGGGCTGCCGCCCGCCGACCGGCCCGAGATCTGCTTCGCCGGCCGCTCGAACGTCGGCAAGTCCAGTCTGATCAACGCGCTGACCGGCCGGAACGGGCTGGCGCGGGCTTCGAACACGCCGGGCCGCACGCAGGAGATCAACTATTTCACCCTGGGCGACCAGGCCTATCTGGTGGACCTGCCCGGCTATGGCTTCGCCAGGGCCCCGGTGGCGGTGGTGGCGAAATGGCAGGCGCTGCTGAAGAACTACCTGGCCGGCCGGCCGACGCTGCGCCGGGCCTTTGCGCTGATCGATTCGCGCCATGGCGTGAAGGATGTCGATCACGAGATCATGAAGCTGCTCGACCGTTCGGCCGTGCCCTTCCAGGTGGTGCTGACCAAGGCCGACAAGATCGGCGCCCAGGCGATGGAGGCCACCGTCGCGCAGGTGCAGGAGGCGCTGCAGAAGCATCCCGCCGCCTACCCCGAGCTTGTGGTCACAAGCTCGGACAAGGGGCAGGGCATCGCCACGCTGCGCGCCATCATCGCCGGTCTCGACTGA
- a CDS encoding MOSC domain-containing protein: protein MTGRIARIRRHPIKAIGGEDLRRARLAAARRLPGDRLWALLTEGGERHAGDVPQRWLPKSCFLRGAASAGLQAVQGGWGEGAEDGRIRLTHPDLADLDFDPETEGARLVDWVRPLWSEGKPGPTRLVRGPTGWTDVNQPWISILSLSSLADLESRLGMALGIERWRGNLWLDGWAPYAERDLIGHVLTVGEVELRVTETIGRCPATSADPATGRIDIAMPEALEAQFGHRDFGIYAEVVTGGEIALGDEVRA from the coding sequence ATGACCGGCCGCATCGCCCGGATCCGCCGGCACCCGATCAAGGCGATCGGCGGCGAGGACCTGCGCCGCGCCCGCCTGGCCGCGGCGCGGCGGCTGCCGGGCGACCGGCTCTGGGCGCTGCTGACCGAGGGCGGCGAGCGTCACGCCGGCGACGTGCCGCAGCGTTGGCTGCCCAAGTCCTGCTTTCTGCGCGGCGCCGCATCGGCCGGGCTGCAGGCGGTGCAGGGCGGCTGGGGCGAGGGTGCGGAGGACGGGCGGATCCGCCTGACCCATCCTGACCTGGCCGATCTGGACTTCGACCCCGAGACCGAGGGCGCGCGGCTGGTGGACTGGGTCCGCCCGCTCTGGTCCGAGGGCAAGCCTGGCCCCACCCGTCTGGTGCGGGGGCCGACCGGCTGGACCGATGTGAATCAGCCCTGGATCTCCATCCTGTCGCTGTCGAGCCTGGCCGACCTGGAATCGCGGCTGGGGATGGCTCTGGGCATCGAACGCTGGCGTGGCAATCTGTGGCTGGACGGCTGGGCCCCCTATGCCGAGCGCGATCTGATCGGCCATGTCCTGACCGTGGGCGAGGTCGAGCTGCGGGTGACCGAGACCATCGGCCGCTGCCCGGCGACCAGCGCCGACCCCGCGACCGGCCGCATCGACATCGCCATGCCCGAGGCGCTGGAGGCGCAATTCGGCCATCGCGACTTCGGCATCTATGCCGAGGTGGTGACCGGCGGCGAGATCGCGCTGGGGGACGAGGTGCGGGCATGA